The following proteins come from a genomic window of Candidatus Omnitrophota bacterium:
- a CDS encoding DegT/DnrJ/EryC1/StrS family aminotransferase, whose translation MSQLALFGGTPVRKKPFMSPVIIDGDERRYVNKVLKDKELSRFMGSPSKDIKSLLVMGSVEAEKHEGQYFSFLGGKMVRKFEAAFARRFKVPFAISVNSATSGLVSALGACGMGPGDEVITTGMSFNATALSILGMNSIPVFVDVDPNTFCLDPEKIKRALTSKTKAILVVHLLGRAADMDSIMRIAKARRLKVIEDCAQAPGTKYKGKYVGTIGDLGVFSFQETKNITTGEGGMVVTKDPAMAKRVRLIRNHGESIPDASWGKDDLVNIVGMNYRMTELTAAVGVAQLKKLDKNNRIRTENASFLIKSLEHFQGIRVPRHEKGVVPHVLAMCYDAHATGVERSNILAALRAEGIPVGSGYLKTMYENPIFLKKVAYGLNNCPWSCHSYRRKIQYKQGDCPVAEELLSESFIWFYHINRPNTRHDMEDVVKAFKKVYDNLYALRNYKSNSEVRYKW comes from the coding sequence ATGTCACAATTAGCGTTATTCGGCGGCACTCCGGTACGTAAAAAGCCTTTTATGTCGCCGGTTATAATTGACGGGGATGAACGCCGGTACGTCAACAAGGTCCTTAAGGACAAAGAGCTCTCGCGGTTCATGGGAAGCCCTTCAAAGGATATCAAGAGCCTCCTGGTGATGGGTTCGGTTGAAGCCGAGAAGCACGAAGGCCAATATTTTAGTTTTTTAGGAGGCAAAATGGTGCGGAAGTTCGAAGCCGCATTTGCACGACGGTTCAAGGTCCCGTTTGCTATCTCCGTCAACTCTGCCACGTCGGGACTTGTTTCCGCATTGGGGGCGTGCGGTATGGGGCCCGGAGACGAGGTTATTACTACCGGCATGTCATTTAACGCTACGGCGCTGAGTATCCTCGGCATGAACTCGATCCCGGTATTTGTTGATGTAGATCCAAACACATTTTGTTTGGATCCTGAAAAGATCAAACGGGCTCTGACTTCAAAGACAAAGGCGATATTAGTAGTGCACCTTTTGGGGCGGGCGGCCGATATGGATTCGATCATGCGGATCGCGAAGGCGCGCCGACTTAAAGTCATTGAAGATTGCGCGCAGGCTCCCGGTACGAAATATAAAGGTAAGTATGTCGGGACGATCGGGGATTTGGGCGTATTTAGTTTTCAGGAGACGAAGAACATCACTACGGGCGAAGGCGGAATGGTCGTTACAAAGGACCCGGCCATGGCTAAACGCGTCCGTCTTATAAGGAATCACGGAGAATCGATCCCTGACGCATCATGGGGCAAGGATGATCTTGTGAATATAGTAGGCATGAATTACCGGATGACAGAGCTGACTGCCGCCGTCGGCGTCGCCCAACTCAAGAAATTAGACAAGAATAACCGTATTCGCACCGAAAACGCGAGTTTTCTTATCAAATCTTTGGAGCATTTCCAGGGAATACGGGTCCCGCGCCATGAAAAGGGCGTAGTTCCCCACGTTTTAGCAATGTGTTATGACGCGCATGCCACGGGCGTTGAAAGAAGCAATATTTTAGCCGCCTTGAGGGCTGAAGGCATCCCGGTCGGTTCAGGATACCTGAAGACGATGTATGAGAACCCGATATTCCTGAAAAAAGTCGCGTATGGGCTCAATAACTGTCCGTGGTCATGCCATAGCTATCGCCGCAAAATACAATATAAGCAGGGCGATTGTCCGGTTGCAGAGGAACTTTTGAGCGAAAGTTTTATATGGTTCTATCATATTAACCGCCCGAATACGCGCCATGATATGGAAGACGTGGTCAAGGCATTTAAGAAGGTCTACGATAACCTTTATGCTTTGCGAAACTATAAATCAAATAGCGAGGTACGGTATAAATGGTAA